GATTTTGCCCTCAAACTCACCTATGACTTTGCTCAAAATTGGTTTGAGACTGTGGCAAGGGCCGCAACTCGGAGCCGAGTATTTAACTACAATCAGTCGATCGCTATCGTGGAACAACTTCCGCAAAGCAAAACCTCCCTCGTGGCGGGTGTCATTGATATCAAAGTTCTCGCTAGTTTTCCGAACTTTAGGAGCTTCCGGCGCTGCGGGTGACTGGGATTCCTCTGTTTGATGGAATTCCTGGGTTAAAGCGTTGACTGAGAGCCAGCGCTCTGCCAGCATCGCCCCCATACAACCACTACCTGCGGCGGTGATGGCTTGACGAAACTCGTGGTCTTGCACGTCACCGACAGCATAAACTCCATCGACACTGGTTTCTGGCGAGCCGTGTTTGGTGGCGATATAGCTCTGTTCATCAAGGTCTAGCTGGCCTTGGAAGAGTTGAGTGTTGGGAGTGTGACCGATCGCGTAAAACAAACCTTTCACCTGCAAATCAGTTTCAGCACCAGTCTCAATATTTCTAATTCTCAACCCATCCATTTTGCTTCCCGGCACTCCCAAAACATCCACAGCTTCGGTGTTCCAGTGCACCGTAATTTTAGGATTGCTCAGCACTCGGTCTTGCATGGCTTTGCTAGCGCGCATCTGACCGCGCCGCACCAACATATGGACGTGAGAGCCGTATTTTGTCAAATAAATAGATTCTTCCGCTGCGGTGTCGCCCGCGCCGATGACAGCTAAATCTACTCCTTTAAAAATTGGGGTAGCCCCGTCGCAAATCGCACAGGCAGAAATGCCGTGACTCCAAAATACGTGCTCGCTAGGCAAACCCAACCTTTTAGCAGTGGCGCCTGTAGCAATTACTATGGTGTGGGTTTTGATTTCTCGATCGTCCGATCGCACTGTAAACGGTCGCTGGGTTAAATCAACGTAAGTTACATCTTCGGTGTATAACTCCGCACCCCAGCGCACTGCTTGAGCTTTCATCCGATCCATCAGTTGCGGCCCGGTGATGCCCTCGGGAAAGCCGGGGAAGTTTTCAACTTCTGTGGTGGTCATCAGTTGACCGCCGGGGATGCCTCCGGTTTGGTAGCCTTCAAAGACTACGGGTTTCAGGTTTGCTCTCCCGGCGTAGATGGCTGCGGTGTAGCCTGCTGGGCCTGAGCCGATAATTACTAGGTTTTCTACGGTTTCGTTGCTCATAGTTATTTAGTTGAACTCATAACGACTTCGTTTTAATTCAATAATAGCAAATGCGGGACAACTTGGATCAAGTGTATCTACTATTTTTCCGGGAATCAGGGCGATCGGCACAACTACAGCTAGTTTGATAAGCAAACACGATAGAATAAGTTATTTGGTTTTAAATGTTCAATCAATCGCTGAAAAACCTGAAAATAGGCCCCCCTCACTATTGATTCTATTCTCATTTATTTGACGAATTTGCGCTGTTTCAGCTACAATAGGATTTTGATACTCAAGGGGTGCTATGACTATTTTTGGT
The window above is part of the Microcoleus sp. bin38.metabat.b11b12b14.051 genome. Proteins encoded here:
- the trxB gene encoding thioredoxin-disulfide reductase, translating into MSNETVENLVIIGSGPAGYTAAIYAGRANLKPVVFEGYQTGGIPGGQLMTTTEVENFPGFPEGITGPQLMDRMKAQAVRWGAELYTEDVTYVDLTQRPFTVRSDDREIKTHTIVIATGATAKRLGLPSEHVFWSHGISACAICDGATPIFKGVDLAVIGAGDTAAEESIYLTKYGSHVHMLVRRGQMRASKAMQDRVLSNPKITVHWNTEAVDVLGVPGSKMDGLRIRNIETGAETDLQVKGLFYAIGHTPNTQLFQGQLDLDEQSYIATKHGSPETSVDGVYAVGDVQDHEFRQAITAAGSGCMGAMLAERWLSVNALTQEFHQTEESQSPAAPEAPKVRKTSENFDINDTRHEGGFALRKLFHDSDRLIVVKYSAPSCGPCHSLKPILSKVIGEFEGKIHYVEIDIEEDPEIAENAGVIGTPTIQYFKDKALVTELKGVKPKSQYRELIASNL